Proteins from a genomic interval of Pseudomonas silesiensis:
- a CDS encoding sigma-54-dependent transcriptional regulator has translation MNNDLSVLIVEDDPHVLLGCQQALTLEDIPCVGVGSAEEALERVGDNFAGIVISDIRLPGIDGMELLTRLKARDRSLPVVLITGHGDISMAVGAMQKGAYDFMEKPFSPERLVDVARRALEQRSLAREVSSLRRQLAERDSLEGRIIGRSPAMQNLRELIANVADTSANVLIEGETGTGKELVARCLHDFSRRHTKQFVALNCGGLPENLFESEIFGHEANAFTGAGKRRIGKIEHADGGTLFLDEVESMPLPLQIKLLRVLQERTLERLGSNQSVAVDCRVIAATKSDLDESSKAGEFRSDLYYRLNVVTLELPPLRERREDILQLFEHFLQQSSLRFDRVMPELDNQTLSNLMSHDWPGNVRELRNVAERFALGLPAFKKSGNSGNNQGLAFAEAVEAFERNLLVDALQRSGGNLTQASQELGMAKTTLFDKVKKYGLSH, from the coding sequence ATGAATAACGACCTGAGTGTGCTGATCGTCGAAGACGACCCCCATGTGCTGCTCGGCTGCCAGCAGGCGCTGACCCTGGAAGACATTCCCTGCGTAGGTGTCGGCAGCGCCGAAGAAGCGCTGGAGCGCGTCGGCGATAACTTTGCCGGGATTGTCATCAGCGACATCCGCCTGCCGGGCATCGACGGCATGGAGCTGCTGACCCGGCTCAAGGCCCGTGATCGCAGCCTGCCGGTGGTGCTGATCACCGGTCACGGCGACATTTCCATGGCCGTCGGCGCCATGCAGAAAGGCGCCTACGACTTCATGGAGAAACCCTTCTCTCCCGAACGTCTGGTGGATGTCGCCCGCCGTGCGCTGGAACAACGCAGCCTGGCGCGGGAAGTCTCGTCGTTGCGCCGGCAACTGGCGGAACGCGATTCCCTGGAAGGCCGCATCATCGGCCGCTCGCCGGCCATGCAGAACCTGCGGGAACTGATCGCCAACGTCGCCGATACCTCGGCTAACGTGCTGATCGAAGGCGAAACCGGCACCGGCAAGGAACTGGTCGCGCGCTGCCTGCATGATTTCAGCCGCCGACATACCAAGCAGTTCGTGGCGCTGAACTGCGGCGGCCTGCCGGAGAACCTGTTCGAAAGTGAAATCTTCGGCCATGAAGCCAACGCGTTCACCGGCGCCGGCAAACGGCGGATCGGCAAGATCGAACACGCCGACGGCGGCACGCTGTTCCTCGATGAAGTGGAAAGCATGCCCCTGCCGTTGCAGATCAAACTGCTGCGTGTGTTACAGGAACGCACCCTCGAACGCCTGGGTTCGAACCAGAGCGTGGCGGTGGATTGCCGGGTGATCGCGGCGACCAAGTCCGACCTGGACGAATCGAGCAAGGCCGGCGAATTCCGCAGCGACCTGTATTACCGCCTGAACGTGGTAACCCTGGAACTACCACCGCTGCGCGAGCGCCGCGAAGACATCCTGCAACTGTTCGAACACTTCCTGCAGCAGTCGTCCCTGCGCTTCGATCGCGTCATGCCGGAGCTGGACAACCAGACCCTGTCGAACCTGATGAGCCACGACTGGCCAGGCAACGTGCGCGAACTGCGCAACGTCGCCGAGCGTTTCGCGCTCGGCCTGCCGGCCTTCAAGAAATCCGGTAACAGTGGCAACAATCAGGGCCTGGCCTTCGCCGAAGCGGTGGAAGCCTTCGAACGTAACCTGCTGGTCGACGCCCTGCAACGCAGCGGCGGCAACCTGACCCAGGCCAGCCAGGAACTGGGGATGGCCAAGACCACGCTGTTCGACAAGGTGAAGAAATACGGGTTGAGTCACTGA
- a CDS encoding alpha/beta fold hydrolase, with protein MSAAVFLAALFSLPSLAASRCEVNVPTERVDLAQVSLAYQSIGRASDPALLLVMGLGGQLIHWPDEVVVALCQQGFRVIRYDNRDVGLSTWRQTPVDANLTFEVLRYKLGLPVAAPYTLTDMADDAFGLMDALRVEQFHVLGASMGGMIAQHMAAMAPKRVESLTLIMTSSGAEGLPAPSAALVQLLSRRSAPNREVALEQQADLLAALGSPTVSDDRQALLDQAAQSYDRAFNPQGVERQIMAILAEPSRVTLLNRLRVPTLVVHGTADPLLPVMHGVHLAAHIRGSRLKLIPGLAHRFQEAFKAPLLGAVLPYLQAHREDTSHWAQIDPLPAPNLL; from the coding sequence CTGTCGGCGGCCGTATTTCTGGCCGCGTTGTTCAGCCTGCCTTCCTTGGCGGCGTCTCGTTGTGAGGTGAACGTTCCAACCGAACGGGTCGATCTGGCGCAGGTGAGCCTGGCGTACCAGAGCATCGGCCGTGCATCGGATCCGGCATTGTTGTTGGTCATGGGCCTGGGCGGGCAGTTGATCCACTGGCCGGACGAGGTGGTGGTCGCGTTGTGTCAGCAGGGTTTTCGGGTGATCCGCTACGACAATCGCGATGTCGGCCTCTCAACCTGGCGGCAAACGCCCGTCGATGCCAACCTGACTTTCGAAGTGCTGCGCTACAAACTCGGTCTGCCGGTGGCGGCGCCCTATACCCTGACCGACATGGCCGACGATGCCTTCGGGCTGATGGATGCCTTGCGCGTCGAGCAGTTCCACGTGCTGGGCGCCAGCATGGGCGGCATGATCGCCCAGCATATGGCGGCCATGGCGCCAAAGCGGGTCGAGAGCCTGACCCTGATCATGACCAGCTCCGGTGCCGAAGGTTTGCCGGCACCGAGTGCGGCGCTGGTGCAGCTCCTTTCACGCCGAAGCGCGCCCAATCGCGAAGTGGCGCTCGAGCAGCAGGCCGATCTGCTGGCAGCACTGGGCAGCCCGACGGTCAGCGATGATCGACAGGCTTTGCTGGATCAGGCGGCGCAGTCTTATGACCGGGCGTTCAATCCCCAGGGCGTGGAGCGCCAGATCATGGCGATCCTCGCGGAGCCGAGCCGGGTGACGCTGCTCAATCGGTTACGGGTACCGACGTTGGTGGTGCATGGCACTGCCGATCCGCTGTTGCCGGTGATGCATGGCGTCCACTTGGCGGCGCATATCCGCGGCAGTCGGTTGAAGCTGATTCCGGGCCTGGCCCATCGATTCCAGGAAGCGTTCAAGGCGCCGTTGCTGGGAGCGGTGTTGCCGTACTTGCAGGCCCACCGCGAAGATACTTCGCATTGGGCGCAGATTGATCCGCTGCCGGCGCCAAATCTCCTGTAA